TACGAGATGGAGGGATTGGCCTTCGACGGCGGCAGCGGTATCGCGCGCGTGGAGATCAGCACCGATGACGGGAAAAGCTGGACCGAAACCCGGCTCGATCCTTCGCTGGGCAATTATTCCTGGCGCCGCTGGCGCTTCCCCTACACACCGGCGGCGGCAGGCAAGTTGCGCATGCTGGTGCGGGCCACCGGAGTGTCCGGTGAAACGCAACCGCTCAAACACTGGAACCGCAGCGGCTATGCACGCAACGAGATTGAATCCCTTGAACTGACGGTACGCTGATCCCATGACAGGCACTTCGCTTCTTCGCTATCCCTTCGCCTTGTTGCTGGTTTTTTATGCCTGCTCACGACCGGCAGAACCGGCGGCCCGTGTTCGCACCACCGATCCGATTCCGCTTTCAGCAGTACTGACCGAATTACCCGAGCATCCCGACAAAATGCTGGTGATGGCGAATTGCCTGCCCTGCCATTCGCTCGCCTACATCGCCAACCAACCACCGATGAAACGCGAAGCCTGGAAGAAGACCGTACGCAAGATGATCGACGTGTTCGGCGCACCAGTCCCCGATACGGCCGTCGCGGAACGCATTACGGATTACCTTGCTTCGATTCGGGGGAGTGAATAGGAGCAACGAAGGACTTGGTAGCGTTGATCGTCAGTCAGCGATTATACAAAGAATCGACTCTGACCGATTTGAGTTCGAAGTAAATGCCACGATCTCGCAACCAGGAAATTTAATAAACAAGTCAGCGTCTCTTTCAATACGACTGAAGAATGACTTTTCCTGTGAGCTTCTCCCGCTCCGTCACCACCGTCACAAAGTAAATCCCCGCCGCCCGGTTGTGCAGGGCGATGTTCTTGCTTAAATAGCCGGAGAGCAAAATGACGGACTCCTCGACCAGTATCTTGCCGGAGATGTCGGACACAAAGATCCTGGCTCGCTTTCCTTCCAGCTTGCTGGCGTTGACCACGATGCTCTCCCAGGCTGAATGATAGTAAACGCTCAGGGCCGGTGTGGGAGCGGCGGTTTCCTGGAGTGCGGTTTGGATCGTGTCGCAGGGGCTGCCGGCCAGCGGGCCCAGATCGTAGTTGGGGTTGTTGGGCAAACCCCAGTAGGTCCGCTTGCCGCCCAGGTAGAAACTATAGGGCTGAAAATCGCAGGCCGCCGCACCGCCCCGCTGATCGGGTTGGTTGATGACCGACAGGCTCATGTTCTCCGGGTAATAATCCGTACTGTCGTAGGGATAGCCGGTTTTCTGGGCGGCCACGTAGATCTTGTTGTCCGGAGCCAGGCGGACCGCTCCGATGGTCATGGGGTAGGTCTGTTGCCAGATCAGGGTCCTAGAGGCATACACATTGGTCGCCGTGAGCGGAAACTGGTACAAATAAATCTGCGTCGTGTCCAGGGAAGAGAAATACGGCGCGCAGCTTACATACAGCAGGGAGTCGTTAGGGGAAAAACAACAGTCCAGGAAATAAGGCTGTGTTCCTGCAGGGAACTCGGCATGAATGGTTTGGTCCAGGGTGATACTGCCGGTGCAGCGATCGAAACTGTAAATGGCCAG
This genomic stretch from Bacteroidota bacterium harbors:
- a CDS encoding T9SS type A sorting domain-containing protein, coding for MKAIIYNNRHEQMLNGDSLNCEVWYHEMVIVPSPENPDQYYVFHIGVTGQYGLYFSLVDKTLDSGRGAVISKNNQLRNDIATDCIQAVKHGNGRDWWIIYRSAPPSNNNFYVYSIDANGVQLDHVDSLGPLHSSNGGDLRFNSDGTKFAFSNLNGLLAIYSFDRCTGSITLDQTIHAEFPAGTQPYFLDCCFSPNDSLLYVSCAPYFSSLDTTQIYLYQFPLTATNVYASRTLIWQQTYPMTIGAVRLAPDNKIYVAAQKTGYPYDSTDYYPENMSLSVINQPDQRGGAAACDFQPYSFYLGGKRTYWGLPNNPNYDLGPLAGSPCDTIQTALQETAAPTPALSVYYHSAWESIVVNASKLEGKRARIFVSDISGKILVEESVILLSGYLSKNIALHNRAAGIYFVTVVTEREKLTGKVILQSY
- a CDS encoding cytochrome c translates to MTGTSLLRYPFALLLVFYACSRPAEPAARVRTTDPIPLSAVLTELPEHPDKMLVMANCLPCHSLAYIANQPPMKREAWKKTVRKMIDVFGAPVPDTAVAERITDYLASIRGSE